TTTTATACAACGAATTAGGAGCAATAAAAGACGAAGCTGGTTTACAAGAGTTCGAGAAAAAACTAATTGACCGTTTCGGACCATTGCCAAAACCTGCAGTTGCTTTATTAAACAGCATCAGAATAAAATGGATCGCAACAAAAGTCGGAATCGAGAAATTGGTTTTGAAACAAGGCAAAATGATTGGCTATTTCGTATCCGATCAGCAATCAGATTACTATCAATCTGTGAAGTTTAGAAATGTCTTGAATTTTGTTCAAAAGCATAGTAATCTTTGCAAAATGAAAGAAAAACAAACCGTAAACGGCTTACGTTTGTTATTGACTTTTGAAAATGTGAAGTCGATAAAACGTGCGTTGGAGTTGATGGAATTGTTTGAGGAGTAATATAATCAATATAAGATACTAAAACGCATGTGTTCTCTTTTGAAATACAAATGGGTTTTTGATTATTAATATAATATAAATCAATTTTGAATAAATTTGCAGAAAAATCCTATTTTTAAGAAATCAAGATTTATGGAGAGTGAAATTAAAATACTTAAAGATTTTGTTGAAGGAAATATTTCTGCTGAAGATTTTGAAAAATGCCTTTTTGAAAATCCAAATTTTGCAGAACTGCTTTCAGATGAAACATTAAACTTAAGGCAAACCTATATTGGAAACTCTACAATATTTCTATACTTGGCAGAACTAAAAATACAAAGTATAAGTGGAAGGTTAAACGCACAAGGAGCAGTGCAATTATTTTTGACTAAAAAAGAAATTGGTTTTAATAAGTTTACAAAATATAGTGATGATTACGGTCTTATATTAGACTCTCAACCAAAATATATAGATGCGAATCTGGCTTTTATTGAAAAGTATATTTTGCCTAATGATTTAACGAAATCTAAGACAGAATTAAAAAAAGAAATTAAGGAGAAATATTTACATCTTTTTAAATATCAAACAAAACCGCCAAAGTGGATACAAAGCCCAAATTGGATTATTAAGAATGACAAACCTCTTTTCTTTTTAGGACAATTTGAAATTAAGAATTGCGATATTTTTCATGATGACGGTGCTGTTTACTTATTTGTTAATGATGAAACAGGAGATATAGAAACGGTAAAGCAATTTTATTAAAATGAATTATATTAATTCATATCTATAAAAATTAAGTTTTCTTTATCTTTTATTTAAGAAAAACCTTAGAACTAAAAAGTTTTCTTTGAACCAAAATTTTCAAAGACAATTTATATGCAGAATCAACTTCTTGTTCTTTTTTTACTTCTTGGATTTACTTCAATTTTCGCTCAGGGAAAAGATAGAATTATTTCTAATGATTCCTTAAAATCAGAAACAATCGATCCGCTTCGTCCAGCAAAAGCAGCTTTTTATTCAGCAGTCTTGCCTGGTTTAGGACAGATTTATAATAAAAAATATTGGAAACTCCCGTTGGTATATGGTGCTATTGGTACGAGTGCCTATTTCTACATCGACAATCAGAAGAATTACAATCTTTATAGAAACGAATACAAAAATAGGCTTGAAGGTAAAAAAAGCGATTCTGAATTTTTAGCAAGATTAAGCGAAAGCCAGTTGATTACAGCTCAAAAAGGCTATCAAAGAAATAGAGATTTATCTGCTTTGTTTATGGTGGGTTTTTATGTCTTAAACATTATAGATGCCAACGTTGATGCTGCTTTATCTCAGTTTAATGTAAATGAGAATTTAACTTTTAAACCCGCATTAAATAAAAACGAAATCACATCGGAGAATAATTTCGGACTTGCTCTGAATTATACATTTTAAAAGATAAAAAAAGCGCATGATAATTTCATGCGCTTTTCTATTTCAACCAAATCGAATTTATTTAACGATAAGTTTTTTAGTAGCTTTAAAATCTTTAGAAATAACATTTACAACATAAACTCCTGAAGATAAATGATGATTCACTTGTCCTGAAGCCGAAAGTCTTTCTGTCAAAAGAGTTCTTCCGTTTAAATCTGAAACGAAAATTTGAGCAGAATCTCCGCTTGCTAATTCAGGCATTACAATATTAAACTCATTATTAATTGCAGGATTTGGATAAATGCTAACTTCGGGTTCAGTTGTAGAAACTTCTTCCACATTTAGAGCCATTTTTGAAGTTCCAATTGTTGTAGCTTCCAATTGCCATTGTGCACTATACCATCCATCTTGCGAATTTCCGTATTGCGCAGCGCCAGTTTGGTTTTCAACATGAATAATATTTCCAGACTGCCATCTGTTTCTTAAACGAACCCAAGTTCCGTCAATGTAATCGCTTGACCATTGCGCACTCCAGAAAGTAGTATCGGTTATATTGCATTGTACATTTCCGGTTTGCCCTTCGATATTCATCAATTCGCCAGTTGCTACATTTTTTAGGACAAAATAAGTGGCATCAATAGCAATT
The Flavobacterium humidisoli DNA segment above includes these coding regions:
- a CDS encoding DUF5683 domain-containing protein — its product is MQNQLLVLFLLLGFTSIFAQGKDRIISNDSLKSETIDPLRPAKAAFYSAVLPGLGQIYNKKYWKLPLVYGAIGTSAYFYIDNQKNYNLYRNEYKNRLEGKKSDSEFLARLSESQLITAQKGYQRNRDLSALFMVGFYVLNIIDANVDAALSQFNVNENLTFKPALNKNEITSENNFGLALNYTF